Within the Deinococcus ruber genome, the region GAATCAGGTCAATGGCTGCTTGCATGACCTCCATTCAAGCAGATTCGCAGGGCGCACACCGGAAGACAGGCCGCAGGAATGGCCCGCTTTACAGCCCTTCCGGCTCCAGCAGCAGTGCGCCGTCGCTCTCGAAGGCCTCGCAGTAGCGCCGCCGCCCCAGTGTGCCCCAGTACATCAGGCGGGCGCGGCGGCGCTCGATGATCTCCGGGGTCACAGTCTCCGAGATGGCGGCCCCGGAAAACTGGCTGACATGGGCGCGAATCGCAGCTTCCCACTGCGGCAGCACGTCTTCCACATCGATCAGCACATTGGCGGCAATGTCGGCGTTCCCCTGATACAGCAGCACCCGCGAAACCCGGTGCGCCGCCCCCGGCACCTCGGCGCGGGCAAGCTGCGCCAGATGAATGGCCCGTTTGGTCAGGTGGTACGCCCCGAAGTGATCGGGGTGACGATCCAGATAATGCGGCACCACCAGCACGCGGGGGCGGGTCAGGCGCAGGGCCACTGCCAGCGCACGCGCCTGCTCGGGAATGTCCATCAGGCCGCCGTCGGGCAGTTCCAGTTGACCGCGCCAGCTCAGGCCCAGCAGCTGCGCCGCTGCCACGCACTCGGCCTCACGGGTGTCGGGGTCGCCCAGCGTGCCGCCCTCGCCGCGTGTCAGTTCCAGAATGCCGGTGCGCTTACCCGCCCGCGCCAGACGCAGCAGCGTGCCTCCCACACCGATCTCGGCGTCGTCGGGATGAGGGGCCAGGGCCAGCCAGTCGAGCGGCTGCGGATTGGGGTTGCCATAAGTGGTGTACATGGGTTGGGAAGGAGTGTAGAGCATTCCGCTTTTGGCAGTCGGCATGAACAGCGTGCCTGCCCGGAGTTGCTGAAGACGGGTTTTACCTGCCCTAACAGCAAAGAAAAAGCCGGAAGGTCAACCCCTCCGGCATTTGGCCTGCTTGTGGCTGCTCAGTCGCTGGCGACTTCGAGGATCTGACGACCGTCGTAGTAACCGCAGCTCCCGCAGACGTGGTGCTGAAGCTTCTTGGCGTGGCAGTGGGGGCACTCTACCAGGTTGGGAGCGGTCAGGGCGTGGTGGCTGCGGCGCATGTCGCGCTTGCTCTTGCTGGTCTTCTTCTTGGGGACTGGGTGCTTGGACATGGGGGGTTCTCCTGTGCGCTCCGGCAGCAGTCAGGCTGCAACCTCTGGCTCTGCGGGCGTCTACGCTTCACTCCGGCGGTGGCCTGAAGCAAGGCAACAGGAGGGAGTATAGCACACGCTGCGGGCAACGCTAGCGCCTAGCGCCTGCCGCCGCCCCGGCCACCACCGGGCGGACCCTTCTTCACGCCTGCATAGCGGTTGCGTTCCTTGCGGCGCACGGCGGCAGCGCTGGGTTTGACAGCCGGGCCGCGCAGACCCTGCTGGCGCATCGCTCCCGGCGTATCCAGAATCAGGATGCGGGCAAAGGGAATGTACAGCGCGAACACCACGATGGCACTTCCCCACCACGTCGCCACGTAGGGCCGCAGCGGCGTCAGCGACAGCAGGGTATTGATCAGCGTCACCGCCAGCAGAAATAGCACGAAGCGGGCGGCAATGCGGCCAATCTTGGAAGCGGTGTAGGTGGGCGAAGGATCGGGGGTGGTCAGCCAGCGCCAGATGTTCATGACTGCTCCATGTTCATGACTGCTCCATGTTCATCCCTGTTCCTCCGGCAGCATCGCGCCCACCTGCCGACGCAGCAGCTCCAGCGCCGTCCAGTCGCTCTGGCCCGGCTCGATGCCCAGCACCGCACTGGGCTTGCGTCCGGCCTTTGCCATGCGGGTCAGGGCGCGTTCCCAGGCGGCGTCGCGCTGCGGGTAAACATACAGGAAGCCGCGCACGGCACTCTTGCCTTCCAGCAGCCCCTGTGCGCCGTTTAACCAGCGCTGCCCGGCGGGAGCGTCGCCAAAGCGCTCGGCCCGCTCCTGAATCTGCTCCGGGGGCAGATCGGTGGCATACACCGGATGCAGCCCCAGCGCCGCAAACTGCTCGCGCAGTGGGCCGCTCAGGTACGCATCGTTGAGCAGGGCGGGCGGCCCCAGCACCGCCACCGTCTGCTTCGAGGCGACACTCAGGGGCGGCATGCTGGATTTGAGCGGCTGTGCGAGTGGCCTGACCCGTTCCAGGGCAAGGCGCACCGTGCCGCCGTTATGGGTCAGGCGTTGCCCCAGTTCCTGTGCGGCACTCAGCAGCGCGGCTCCCTCCTGGGGCACCAGTTGGAGTGCAGGCAGCCCACTGATGCGGCGCGGCAACAGTTCATCCAGCGCCTCGCCCCAGGCATCCTGAGACACCGGGAGCAGTTCGGGCATCAGCAGCAGGTCGCTGCGCTGCAACTCCAGCACCCGCCCCAGCAGCGCCTGGATATGTGCGCCCTCGCCGGGCAGACTCTGCCGCCCCAGCTCATAGACTTCCTGCGGGGACAGAGCGGGCAAGGCCACCTCGATCCCCAATTCACGCAGAAACGCCGCCCAGAACTGCTGCGGGCGTGCGCCGAAACTTCCGATCAGACCGACCTTCATCAGGGCAGTCTACAGGGACGGAAGTACGAAGTGGGAAGTCGGAAGGGAAAAACCATCAAACCCCACTGCCTTCTTCCAATCTGTACTCGCCGCTCTTGCCGCCGCTCTTTGCCAGCAGGCGCACGCCCTCGATGACAATGGCCTTGCTCGCCGCCTTGAGCATGTCGTAGACGTTCAGCGCCGCCACGCTCACCGCCGTCAGCGCCTCCATCTCGACGCCCGTCTGCCCGGCGGTCTTCACGGTGGCCCGAATTCGCACGCCACGCGGCAGCAAGTCCACCTCCATATCAACGCCGCTGATCGGCAGGGGGTGGCACAGCAGCACCAGTTCGGCGGTGCGCTTGGCCCCCAGAATGCCCGCCAGCCGCGCTACCGTCAGCGGGTCGCCTTTGGCGTTCTGCCCACCTTCCAGCGCAGCCCTGGCGGCGAGCGGCAGAATGACCCATGCTTCGGCAGTGGCGCTGCGGGCGGTGCTGGCCTTGCCGCCCACATCGACCATGCGCGGCTGACCGTCGGCAAAGTGTGTCAGTTCGCTCATGCGCTGGCCCGTTTATTCATCCGGCAGGTTCAGGCCCTGCAACGCTGCAAACGGGTTCTGGTGCGCGTGTTGGCTGCCTTCCGGCACGCCGAGTTCAGTTGGGTGTTCCTGCTCGATAGGCACGGCGGCGCTATGTTCGCACGGCCCCTCGTTCAGATCATGGCCGCAGACCTGACACAGCCCCTTGCAGTTGGGGTCGTGCAGCACGCTCAGCGGCGAACTCAGCAGCGCCATCTCAGCGAGGTAGCTGCTCAGATCGAGGTCGGGATTGCCGAAGATCAGCAGTTCCTCACCGCTGTCGGCCTCTTCCAGAAACGGTTCCTGCACGGCGGGGCGGTACTGCATCAGGGTACCGAGCTTCAGATCGAGGGGCACTGTCACCGGTTTCAGGCAGCGTGAGCATTCCTGATCGAGCGTCGGCTCGAAGTAGCCCTGAAGCCACAGCTCGTTGCCTTCCAGCGGGTTGACATCGATGCCGTAAGGGGCAGGAACGGCAAAGCGCAGCGTCTGCGGCTTGCCTGCCTGCTCGTAATGAAGCTCCTGAACCTCGCCGCTGACACTGGCATCTCCAGAGCCGCGCAGCAGACTGCCGAGGTGAATTCTTGGGGTGTCGTCGTTCATGGCAGCATGATAGGGCGAGCGGCCCCTTCGCAGAGGGAAGCGCTCACGTTACACCGCCGAATGCAGCAGAAATGCAGTATGCATACCGGTATGCATTCGAGCACGGCTCCACACCGCTGTCAGGCAGTGCAGGCGCCACCGACAGCATCAACTTGCACGCGTAAGGCATAGCCCGGCTTCGGCCTTACGCTGATGACATGGACATTTCAATTCTGGGGATTCCGATGGATCTGGGAGCCGGGCGGCGCGGCGTGGACATGGGGCCGGGAGCGCTCCGCAACGCCCGCCTGAATGCCGCGCTGCGCGAGCTGGGCCACCGCGTTCACGATCTGGGCGACGTGGCCGTGACCATTCCCGAAACGGTCGACCGCCTCGAATCGCAGGGCCTGATCTTCAAAGACAGCATTCTGAACGCCTGCACCGAGAGCTACCGGCGACTGAGTGCGCTGGGGCCGGAAGTCTTTCCGATCAGCATCGGCGGCGACCACAGCATGAGCATGGGCACCGTGCCGGGCGCGTCGCAGGGCAGGCGCACCGGCTTGATCTGGGTCGATGCCCACACCGATTACAACACGCCGGGCAGCAGCCCCAGCGGCAATATTCACGGCATGCCCGTCGCACACCTGACCGGCCTGGGCGACCCGCAACTCAGCAGCATCGGGGGAGCAGGCTGGCGAGTCGATCCCTCAGATATCGTGATGATCGGGATTCGCAGCGTGGACACCGCCGAGCGCCAACTGGTACGCGAGGCGGGCATCAAGGTCTACACCATGAAAGACGTTGATCAGATGGGCATTTCGCGCATCGCCCATGAAACGCTGGAGCGCCTGAGTGGGGTGGAGCGGCTGCACGTCTCGTTCGACGCCGACGCCCTCGATCCGACCCTCTGCCCCGGCGTGGGCACCCCCGTTCCTGGCGGCCTCAGCTACCGCGAAGGCCACCTGCTGATGGAACTGTTTGCCGAGTCGCGGCGCGTGACCAGTCTCGACATCGTGGAAGTCAATCCGACGCTCGATACACGCAACGCCACCGCCGAGGTAATGGTGGGCATGGCCGCGAGCCTGATGGGGCAGCAGATCATGTAACAGGGCAGACTTACAGGCTTTAGGGTTACAGACCTCCGCCCTTGAGGAAGAGAGTCGTGCTGCCGACATTCTTCCCTGTATCAGTGAAGGCAAGTTCGATCAGCTTGTTACCAACCGCCCCAAGAGGCAGAGTAATCTTATAAATTACCCGCACCTGATCGTAGTAACGAACATTGATAGACTTAGTATCTGTCGATGTTTTGACGACGTTTTTACGAACCCAGGCCTGAGCAAGACTGATCTGCCAGCCTTCAGGCAGGCCAGATGGCTTCATTTCGAGCCAGGGTGCAGCATTCTCAGGCGAGCGCACATCACCTGTTATGTTCTGATTATAGGTATCAAAATCGATCTTTAGATCGTCGAAACGGGATTCATCGATATCGAAGGTCGAGGCGTTATAGGTGTACTGGACATAGACCGTCTGTCCAGCCATACCCTGAGCCGCTGCCGTTGCCGAAGCAGCGACATAAGGTGCCCCCTGGCTCCCCATCACAGCAGGCGCACACGACGCAAACAGCAGGCTCGTACTCATAATGGCAAGGCGACTCATTTTCTTCATTACAAATTTTTCTATAGCACATTTTTAGGGTAAAAGTATGCTCATTTGACCACCCACCAACCTGCTCTGTTTATCAGCAGCAACCAGCGGCCTAAACTCAGACCATGACGCGTCTGCTTTCCCGCCGTGTTCAACGCCGCCGAGAGCTTCTGTGGCTTCTGTCGGGCCTGCTGCTGATCGGCGGCCTGTATCTGGCGTTCCGTGTGCAGCTCAGCACCTTACCTGCCGACGCGCTGGCTGCTGGAAACGATCTGTTGAAGGTACGCCGGGTGCTGGCAGTGGTGGCCCATCCGGACGATCTGGAATGGTACATCGGCGGCACGCTGCGGCGGCTGGCCGATCAGGGTGCTCGTGTTGTGGTCATCGTTGCCACCGACGGCGAGAAGGGGCCAAACCGCACGGGTGCCACAAATCTGGCTGCCACCCGCCGAGCAGAGCAGGCCGCCGCCGGGCGCGTGCTGGGTTATGCTCACATCTATTCGCTTGGGCTGCCCGACCGTGGCGCGTCTCAAGGCTCTCGCCTGCTGGCAGAGCTGCGGCGCATCTATGCCCAGGAACAGCCCGAAGCGGTCTTCGCCTTCGATCCGGCCCTTCCTGCTCTCCCCTACCTGCACCCCGACCATCAGGGGTCGGCGCGGGTCTTTCTGGAATTCTGGCGCGGCCTGGGGACTGGGCATCCTCCGGTCTACCTCTTCCAGACCCGGCGGCCCAACGTGGCGGTCGATATCAGCAGCGTCATCGACATCAAGGCCAGGGCACTGGCGCAGCATGTGACCCAGAATGGCGGCAGCGCCGGAATGATGCCCCGGCTGTTTGCAGGCGACGGACGACAGGTGGGC harbors:
- a CDS encoding PIG-L family deacetylase — protein: MYTTYGNPNPQPLDWLALAPHPDDAEIGVGGTLLRLARAGKRTGILELTRGEGGTLGDPDTREAECVAAAQLLGLSWRGQLELPDGGLMDIPEQARALAVALRLTRPRVLVVPHYLDRHPDHFGAYHLTKRAIHLAQLARAEVPGAAHRVSRVLLYQGNADIAANVLIDVEDVLPQWEAAIRAHVSQFSGAAISETVTPEIIERRRARLMYWGTLGRRRYCEAFESDGALLLEPEGL
- the rpmF gene encoding 50S ribosomal protein L32, translating into MSKHPVPKKKTSKSKRDMRRSHHALTAPNLVECPHCHAKKLQHHVCGSCGYYDGRQILEVASD
- the moaC gene encoding cyclic pyranopterin monophosphate synthase MoaC produces the protein MSELTHFADGQPRMVDVGGKASTARSATAEAWVILPLAARAALEGGQNAKGDPLTVARLAGILGAKRTAELVLLCHPLPISGVDMEVDLLPRGVRIRATVKTAGQTGVEMEALTAVSVAALNVYDMLKAASKAIVIEGVRLLAKSGGKSGEYRLEEGSGV
- a CDS encoding DUF177 domain-containing protein, with the protein product MNDDTPRIHLGSLLRGSGDASVSGEVQELHYEQAGKPQTLRFAVPAPYGIDVNPLEGNELWLQGYFEPTLDQECSRCLKPVTVPLDLKLGTLMQYRPAVQEPFLEEADSGEELLIFGNPDLDLSSYLAEMALLSSPLSVLHDPNCKGLCQVCGHDLNEGPCEHSAAVPIEQEHPTELGVPEGSQHAHQNPFAALQGLNLPDE
- the rocF gene encoding arginase yields the protein MDISILGIPMDLGAGRRGVDMGPGALRNARLNAALRELGHRVHDLGDVAVTIPETVDRLESQGLIFKDSILNACTESYRRLSALGPEVFPISIGGDHSMSMGTVPGASQGRRTGLIWVDAHTDYNTPGSSPSGNIHGMPVAHLTGLGDPQLSSIGGAGWRVDPSDIVMIGIRSVDTAERQLVREAGIKVYTMKDVDQMGISRIAHETLERLSGVERLHVSFDADALDPTLCPGVGTPVPGGLSYREGHLLMELFAESRRVTSLDIVEVNPTLDTRNATAEVMVGMAASLMGQQIM
- a CDS encoding PIG-L deacetylase family protein — translated: MTRLLSRRVQRRRELLWLLSGLLLIGGLYLAFRVQLSTLPADALAAGNDLLKVRRVLAVVAHPDDLEWYIGGTLRRLADQGARVVVIVATDGEKGPNRTGATNLAATRRAEQAAAGRVLGYAHIYSLGLPDRGASQGSRLLAELRRIYAQEQPEAVFAFDPALPALPYLHPDHQGSARVFLEFWRGLGTGHPPVYLFQTRRPNVAVDISSVIDIKARALAQHVTQNGGSAGMMPRLFAGDGRQVGVRYAELFRALR